Proteins found in one Geomonas subterranea genomic segment:
- a CDS encoding MoaD/ThiS family protein, whose product MIEVTVNLLATFRTDRFKQELQQIPEGTTVGSLVSTMGICEKEVGMSLVNGRHAPMAYPLTHGDVLHLAPWIAGG is encoded by the coding sequence ATGATCGAGGTGACTGTGAATCTTTTGGCGACCTTCCGGACCGACCGCTTCAAGCAGGAGCTGCAGCAGATTCCCGAGGGGACCACGGTGGGAAGCCTGGTTTCCACCATGGGGATTTGCGAGAAGGAGGTGGGGATGTCGCTGGTGAACGGGCGCCATGCCCCAATGGCGTACCCGCTGACCCACGGGGACGTCCTGCACCTCGCCCCCTGGATCGCGGGAGGGTGA
- a CDS encoding FAD-binding oxidoreductase produces MSRFVALPKGVSEETFARAINEYRALLGEGRVRTDPASLQSYMKIMIPESEELHKPSAVIYPKSVQEIQKIVGIANKYKTPLWTVSTGKNMGYGTAAPATRGQIVLDLKTMNRIVHVDEELGYCLVEPGVTYYDLQQHFKKNRMNLWVDVPAPSAMASPVGNTADRGVGYTPYGEHFLFSCGMEVVLANGDVIRTGTGGLANSSSWQTNKWGNGPYVDGLFTQSNLGIITKLGVWLMKGPPPGGYYPFLMKFPKVEMLPDIIKTLMPLRMSQIIPNACIVVNAGWEAAGYFTYDKNGKGTNRETFYKGRGSLPPKVFQQIMDKYDVGAWNFYAALYGSPEQVALNWKYVSGAFKQKFGKDVRIITEREAKDDPIFEYRRQLMMGGSTLQEFGLYNWRGGGGSMWFAPVAAARPSECEQQMKVATDILNKYGFDYVSEFIVGWRDMHHIIDLLYDRTQPEEMKRAYQCFDELLTVFTKNGYGTYRTNTAFMDKVSRSYGQGMRDIHHKLKRALDPNNILAPGKSGINLQA; encoded by the coding sequence ATGAGCCGTTTCGTTGCGCTTCCCAAGGGAGTATCGGAAGAAACCTTCGCCCGGGCGATAAATGAGTACCGCGCCCTCCTGGGCGAGGGGAGGGTGAGGACCGACCCCGCTTCCCTGCAGTCCTACATGAAGATCATGATCCCGGAGTCGGAGGAGCTGCACAAGCCGTCGGCGGTGATCTACCCGAAATCGGTGCAGGAGATCCAGAAGATCGTGGGGATCGCCAACAAGTACAAGACCCCCCTTTGGACCGTCTCCACCGGGAAGAACATGGGGTACGGCACGGCGGCTCCTGCGACCCGCGGCCAGATCGTCCTGGACCTGAAGACCATGAACCGCATCGTGCACGTGGACGAGGAGCTCGGGTACTGCCTGGTGGAGCCGGGGGTTACCTACTACGACTTGCAGCAGCACTTCAAGAAGAACCGGATGAACCTCTGGGTCGACGTCCCTGCCCCGTCGGCGATGGCGAGCCCGGTGGGGAACACCGCCGACCGGGGCGTCGGGTACACCCCCTACGGCGAGCACTTCCTCTTCTCCTGCGGGATGGAGGTGGTGCTGGCCAACGGTGATGTCATCAGGACCGGCACGGGGGGGCTTGCCAACTCGAGCTCCTGGCAGACCAACAAGTGGGGCAACGGCCCCTACGTGGACGGCCTGTTCACCCAGTCCAACCTGGGGATCATCACCAAGCTCGGGGTGTGGCTCATGAAAGGGCCCCCGCCGGGCGGGTACTACCCGTTCCTGATGAAGTTCCCCAAGGTGGAGATGCTTCCCGACATCATCAAGACCCTGATGCCCCTGCGCATGAGCCAGATCATCCCCAACGCCTGCATCGTGGTGAACGCGGGGTGGGAGGCGGCGGGGTACTTCACCTACGACAAGAACGGCAAGGGGACCAACCGGGAGACCTTCTACAAGGGGAGGGGCTCGCTCCCTCCGAAGGTCTTCCAGCAGATCATGGACAAGTACGACGTGGGGGCCTGGAACTTCTACGCGGCGCTCTACGGCTCCCCCGAGCAGGTGGCGCTCAACTGGAAGTACGTCTCGGGGGCCTTCAAGCAGAAGTTCGGCAAGGACGTCCGCATCATCACCGAGAGGGAGGCGAAAGACGACCCGATCTTCGAGTACCGCCGCCAGCTGATGATGGGGGGCTCCACCCTCCAGGAGTTCGGCCTGTACAACTGGCGCGGCGGCGGCGGCTCGATGTGGTTCGCCCCGGTGGCGGCGGCGCGCCCCTCCGAGTGCGAGCAGCAGATGAAGGTGGCGACGGACATCCTCAACAAGTACGGCTTCGACTACGTCTCCGAGTTCATCGTCGGGTGGCGCGACATGCACCACATCATCGACCTGCTCTACGACCGCACCCAGCCGGAGGAGATGAAGCGCGCCTACCAGTGCTTCGACGAGCTCCTCACCGTCTTCACCAAGAACGGCTACGGGACCTACCGGACCAACACCGCGTTCATGGACAAGGTCTCCCGCAGCTACGGGCAGGGGATGCGCGACATCCACCACAAGCTGAAGCGGGCGCTGGACCCCAACAACATCCTGGCGCCGGGCAAGTCCGGGATCAACCTGCAGGCCTAG
- a CDS encoding MarR family winged helix-turn-helix transcriptional regulator, with the protein MSDHLPLTENIVFLVAKAHQKTQGVLKGHLQPLGITPMQCLFMESLWAEDGLSVGEIGRRIALDTATLAGILDRLVNGGWVLRESDPADGRVARVYLTEKAREVIPQLCSAVHRTNDALLHGFSLEEKVLCKRFLRSIKG; encoded by the coding sequence GTGTCTGACCACCTCCCCCTCACCGAGAATATCGTGTTCCTGGTAGCTAAGGCCCACCAGAAGACCCAGGGGGTGCTCAAGGGGCACCTCCAGCCCCTGGGGATCACCCCGATGCAGTGCCTGTTCATGGAGTCGCTCTGGGCCGAGGACGGTCTGAGCGTCGGGGAGATCGGGCGCCGCATCGCCCTGGACACCGCGACACTGGCGGGGATCCTGGACCGGCTGGTGAACGGCGGCTGGGTGCTCAGGGAGAGCGACCCGGCGGACGGGCGGGTGGCCCGGGTCTACCTGACGGAGAAAGCGCGGGAGGTGATCCCGCAACTATGCAGCGCGGTGCACCGCACCAACGACGCGCTGCTGCACGGCTTTTCGCTGGAGGAGAAGGTTCTTTGCAAGCGTTTCCTGCGCAGCATCAAGGGGTGA
- the buk gene encoding butyrate kinase, producing MNSAKILIINPGSTSTKIGVHLDGEMKVNESVKHADEELRKFPTIWHQYDYRKEAIIGVLSDNGLSVTDMNAIACRGGNVKPLPGGTYRVCNRMIEDMKSGIYGAHPINVGGLVAYDLGREHDIPVFTADPPMTDELCTSARYSGIPQIARQSSFHALNQKATARKVSVELGKNYQDVNLIVVHLGGGISVGAHRNGKIIDVNNALDGDGAFSPERAGTLPAGDLVKLCFSGEYTKDEVLKLLTGRGGLYAYLGTTNAIEIERRIAQGDQKAAEVYEAMVFQVAKEVGAAAAVLEGKVDAIALTGSLVYSKVLLESLLKKISFIAPVHLNPGENEMEALADAVLRYFNREEDLAVYS from the coding sequence ATGAACAGCGCCAAGATACTGATCATCAACCCCGGCTCCACCTCCACCAAGATCGGGGTGCACCTGGACGGCGAGATGAAGGTGAACGAATCGGTGAAGCACGCGGACGAGGAGCTGAGGAAGTTCCCGACCATCTGGCACCAGTACGATTACCGGAAGGAGGCCATCATCGGGGTCCTCTCCGATAACGGGCTGTCCGTTACCGACATGAACGCGATTGCCTGCCGCGGCGGCAATGTGAAGCCGCTGCCGGGGGGGACCTACCGGGTCTGCAACAGGATGATCGAGGACATGAAGAGCGGCATCTACGGCGCGCACCCCATCAACGTCGGGGGGCTGGTGGCGTACGACCTCGGGCGGGAGCACGACATCCCGGTCTTCACCGCCGATCCCCCCATGACCGACGAGCTCTGCACCTCGGCCCGCTACTCCGGAATCCCGCAGATCGCCCGGCAGAGCAGTTTCCACGCCCTGAACCAGAAGGCGACCGCCAGGAAGGTCTCGGTGGAGCTGGGGAAAAACTACCAGGATGTGAACCTGATCGTGGTGCACCTGGGAGGCGGCATCTCGGTCGGCGCGCACAGAAACGGGAAGATCATCGACGTGAACAACGCGCTTGACGGGGACGGCGCCTTCTCCCCCGAGCGGGCCGGGACGCTGCCGGCGGGGGACCTGGTGAAGCTCTGCTTCAGCGGGGAGTACACGAAGGACGAGGTGCTGAAGCTCCTCACCGGGCGGGGGGGGCTCTACGCCTACCTCGGGACCACCAACGCCATCGAGATCGAGAGGCGCATCGCCCAGGGGGACCAGAAGGCGGCCGAGGTGTACGAGGCGATGGTGTTCCAGGTGGCGAAGGAAGTGGGCGCCGCCGCGGCGGTCCTGGAAGGGAAGGTGGATGCCATCGCCCTCACCGGGAGCCTGGTCTACTCGAAGGTGCTCCTGGAGAGCCTGCTCAAAAAGATCTCCTTCATCGCCCCGGTGCACCTGAACCCCGGCGAGAACGAGATGGAGGCGCTGGCCGACGCGGTGCTCCGTTACTTCAACAGGGAAGAGGACCTGGCGGTGTACTCGTAG
- a CDS encoding twin-arginine translocation pathway signal protein, producing MISQNRRSFFKTVIAAGAAMAVSGTGTLAGSAQAAPAGAISGVCLYAPGLGSARDFVESMQKSAPGEWSVQPLSGSLTDCYFQAALLFEDARRGRTNTFVGVLDQASFAVVHEAIVDRGGRFHYVTQNGPDRVTFSVEV from the coding sequence ATGATCAGCCAGAACAGAAGGTCCTTTTTCAAGACGGTGATAGCCGCGGGCGCGGCCATGGCGGTTTCCGGTACCGGCACCCTGGCAGGCAGCGCTCAGGCCGCACCCGCGGGAGCCATCAGCGGCGTCTGCCTCTACGCCCCGGGCCTTGGGAGCGCCCGCGACTTCGTGGAGAGCATGCAAAAGAGCGCGCCGGGAGAGTGGAGCGTGCAGCCGTTGTCCGGCTCCCTCACCGACTGCTATTTCCAGGCGGCCCTCCTCTTCGAGGACGCCAGAAGGGGGAGGACCAACACCTTCGTCGGGGTCCTCGACCAGGCGAGCTTCGCCGTCGTGCACGAGGCCATCGTCGATCGCGGCGGCCGCTTCCACTACGTGACCCAGAACGGGCCGGACCGGGTCACCTTCTCCGTAGAGGTATAG
- a CDS encoding FAD-binding oxidoreductase codes for MSSFMALPKGINEETFAKAIREYRSLLGENRVRTDAASLQRYLNNTLAQTAQHRPSAALYPASESEVQGVVRIANRYRTPLWTCYGGENRGYGCATPATDGQIVLDLSGMKKIIEVDRELGYCLVEPGVTYDDLQRYLAKNRIDLWLDTPAPAAGVSIAGNILERGTGYTPYSESFLFSCGMEVVLGDGSLIRTGMGGIPKTTSWQVFKWGFGPYVDGLFSQGNSGIVTKVGGWLMPPPPPGGYKPFCIRFPSTDMVQHIVKPLMFLRETQIVPNACALVNAGWEAATVAQGRKSGFVNAGKGTLATRKVQDSYGVGAWNLYGAVYGSPEQVELNWKYVFGTFSKAFGNKIKIITEKEAKGDPAFLYRAQLMKGEVTSADPLDSWRAGGGSMRFQPTAAARPGEIAQQVKLATGIVNRHGFDYLSELVFFWRDARHVIDLRFNRADAAESRRAHQCFDELTRSFTKRGWGINRTNPAFMNQVADSYGPAMRRFNRTVKKALDPNNIVAPGKSGITLA; via the coding sequence ATGAGCAGCTTTATGGCACTCCCCAAGGGGATAAACGAAGAGACCTTCGCCAAGGCGATCCGGGAGTACCGCTCCCTTCTGGGGGAGAACCGGGTCAGGACCGACGCGGCGTCCCTGCAGCGCTATCTCAACAACACGCTGGCGCAGACCGCCCAGCACCGCCCCTCGGCGGCACTGTACCCGGCCAGCGAAAGCGAGGTGCAGGGGGTGGTGAGGATCGCCAACCGCTACAGGACCCCGCTTTGGACCTGCTACGGCGGGGAGAACCGGGGCTACGGCTGCGCCACCCCGGCCACCGACGGGCAGATCGTCCTCGACCTTTCCGGGATGAAGAAGATCATCGAGGTGGACCGCGAACTCGGCTACTGCCTGGTGGAGCCCGGCGTCACCTATGACGACCTGCAGCGCTACCTCGCCAAGAACAGGATCGACCTCTGGCTGGACACCCCGGCCCCGGCGGCGGGGGTGAGTATCGCCGGCAACATCCTGGAGCGCGGCACCGGCTACACCCCCTACAGCGAGTCCTTCCTCTTCTCCTGCGGCATGGAGGTGGTGCTGGGGGACGGCAGCCTGATCCGTACCGGCATGGGGGGGATCCCCAAGACCACCAGCTGGCAGGTCTTCAAATGGGGCTTCGGCCCCTACGTGGACGGCCTCTTCTCGCAGGGGAACAGCGGCATCGTCACCAAGGTGGGGGGGTGGCTCATGCCTCCCCCGCCGCCGGGGGGATACAAGCCTTTCTGCATCAGGTTCCCAAGCACCGACATGGTTCAGCACATCGTCAAGCCCCTCATGTTCCTGCGTGAGACCCAGATCGTCCCCAACGCCTGCGCCCTGGTCAACGCGGGATGGGAGGCGGCCACGGTGGCGCAGGGGAGAAAGAGCGGCTTCGTGAACGCCGGCAAGGGGACGCTCGCCACCCGCAAGGTGCAGGACAGCTACGGCGTGGGTGCCTGGAACCTCTACGGCGCGGTCTACGGCTCGCCCGAGCAGGTGGAGCTGAACTGGAAGTACGTCTTCGGCACCTTCAGCAAGGCCTTCGGCAACAAGATCAAGATCATCACCGAGAAGGAGGCGAAGGGGGACCCTGCCTTCCTGTACCGCGCCCAGCTCATGAAGGGGGAAGTCACCAGCGCCGACCCGCTCGACTCCTGGCGCGCCGGCGGCGGCTCCATGCGCTTCCAGCCCACGGCGGCGGCCCGCCCCGGCGAGATCGCCCAGCAGGTGAAGCTCGCCACCGGGATCGTGAACCGGCACGGTTTCGACTACCTGAGCGAGCTGGTCTTCTTCTGGCGCGACGCCCGCCACGTCATTGACCTGCGCTTCAACCGCGCCGACGCGGCCGAGTCCCGCCGGGCGCACCAGTGCTTCGACGAGCTGACCAGGTCCTTCACCAAGCGCGGCTGGGGGATCAACCGCACCAACCCCGCTTTCATGAACCAGGTGGCCGATTCCTACGGGCCGGCCATGCGGCGCTTCAACAGGACGGTAAAGAAAGCCCTCGACCCGAACAACATCGTGGCCCCGGGCAAGTCGGGTATCACCCTGGCCTGA
- a CDS encoding twin-arginine translocase TatA/TatE family subunit, which yields MFGFGVPELIIVLAILVIVAGPARLAGLGGALGGALRSFRKGAQGEEPREIGGGEAHGREGDSRV from the coding sequence ATGTTCGGATTCGGAGTACCGGAACTAATCATCGTGCTGGCCATCCTGGTGATCGTCGCCGGGCCCGCCAGGCTGGCCGGGCTTGGGGGAGCCCTCGGGGGCGCCCTGAGAAGCTTCAGGAAGGGGGCGCAAGGGGAGGAGCCCAGGGAGATCGGGGGCGGCGAGGCGCACGGCAGGGAGGGGGACAGCCGTGTCTGA
- a CDS encoding SphA family protein encodes MTHARISIFVLVLAALFICRPVHAFNSSSFNGTADFYAGAAPPPGLHLIDYNVFLDIKKVQNKGQGITDGEGTLTAIAFRPIYVSDKGLFGGNFLMHSIIPILSVEANVKAQTPGGPVSVNGHDGGLGDIYFGVGMAWHTKTWHLLTVLDVITPTGAFDPAKPINAGNNAFIIEPVIAVTGLFDNGIEASAKLMYSYHTKNSDYVEAGTGLRGYQTGQAVHMDYMLNYAVTPALKLGVTGWIWQGLQDDKIGGARRPDTRDREFSMGPAVRYQNGKFGLVGKYVIPVSAENRIEANQTWIDLVYSF; translated from the coding sequence ATGACGCACGCACGGATATCGATCTTCGTCCTCGTTTTGGCCGCACTCTTCATCTGCCGCCCGGTCCACGCCTTTAACAGCAGTTCCTTCAACGGAACCGCCGACTTCTACGCCGGGGCCGCGCCGCCGCCGGGGCTGCACCTGATCGACTACAACGTGTTTTTGGACATCAAGAAGGTCCAGAACAAGGGGCAGGGAATCACCGACGGCGAGGGGACGCTGACCGCCATCGCCTTCCGTCCCATCTACGTCTCCGACAAGGGGCTCTTCGGGGGGAACTTCCTGATGCACTCCATCATCCCGATCCTCTCCGTGGAGGCCAACGTCAAAGCCCAGACCCCGGGGGGACCGGTGAGCGTCAACGGGCATGACGGCGGGCTTGGCGACATCTACTTCGGGGTCGGCATGGCGTGGCACACCAAGACCTGGCACTTGCTGACCGTGCTGGACGTGATCACCCCCACCGGCGCCTTCGATCCCGCCAAGCCGATCAACGCCGGCAACAACGCCTTCATCATCGAACCGGTGATCGCGGTGACCGGTCTCTTCGACAACGGCATCGAGGCGAGCGCGAAGCTCATGTACTCCTACCACACCAAAAACTCGGACTACGTGGAGGCGGGTACCGGACTGCGCGGCTACCAGACCGGGCAGGCGGTGCACATGGACTACATGCTGAACTACGCCGTCACGCCGGCCCTGAAGCTCGGGGTCACCGGCTGGATCTGGCAGGGGCTGCAGGACGACAAGATCGGCGGCGCCAGGCGCCCCGACACCAGGGACCGCGAATTCTCCATGGGCCCGGCGGTGCGCTACCAAAACGGCAAGTTCGGCCTCGTGGGCAAGTACGTGATCCCGGTGTCGGCAGAGAACCGGATCGAGGCGAACCAGACCTGGATCGACCTGGTCTATTCCTTCTAA
- a CDS encoding bifunctional enoyl-CoA hydratase/phosphate acetyltransferase: MIRCLDDLYAAVRGKETKSIAVAVAEDEAIIKLVKQAVQKGIARFILTGDEKRIIELLRQHGLEPSDFEIHDCASHKEAAERAVSLVVQGKAHLVMKGELQTALFLKALLDKEKGLRGSNLISQITVTEKPEGDGLLMFTDCAMNITPTLEEKKQLIENAVGLAMSLGYQQPKVAVLSAVEVVNPTMPDTMDAAVLSKMAERGQIANALVDGPFALDNAISVVAARQKKIGGPVAGQADIVLVPNLQVGNAIHKGLTFLSQRKVAAAVVGAKVPIVMTSRADTTDTKLYSIAIATYVS; this comes from the coding sequence ATGATCAGATGCCTGGACGACCTCTACGCCGCCGTGAGGGGGAAGGAGACCAAATCCATCGCCGTGGCGGTGGCGGAGGACGAGGCGATTATCAAGCTGGTGAAGCAGGCGGTCCAGAAGGGGATCGCCCGGTTCATCCTCACCGGCGACGAGAAGCGCATCATCGAACTGTTGCGCCAGCATGGGCTGGAGCCCTCCGACTTCGAGATCCACGACTGTGCCAGCCACAAGGAGGCGGCGGAGAGGGCGGTGAGTCTCGTGGTCCAGGGGAAGGCGCACCTGGTGATGAAGGGGGAGCTGCAGACGGCGCTCTTTCTGAAGGCCCTCCTGGACAAGGAGAAGGGGCTGCGCGGCAGCAACCTGATCAGCCAGATAACGGTGACCGAGAAACCGGAAGGGGATGGGCTCCTCATGTTCACCGACTGCGCCATGAACATCACCCCGACGCTCGAGGAGAAGAAGCAGCTGATCGAGAACGCGGTAGGGCTCGCCATGAGCCTCGGCTACCAGCAGCCCAAGGTGGCGGTGCTCTCCGCGGTGGAGGTGGTGAACCCGACCATGCCGGACACCATGGACGCCGCGGTGCTGAGCAAGATGGCAGAGCGTGGCCAGATCGCCAACGCCCTCGTCGACGGCCCCTTCGCCCTGGATAACGCCATCTCGGTCGTCGCGGCGAGGCAGAAGAAGATCGGCGGACCGGTGGCGGGACAGGCGGACATCGTGCTGGTCCCGAACCTCCAGGTGGGGAACGCCATCCACAAGGGGCTCACCTTCCTCTCGCAGAGGAAGGTCGCCGCAGCGGTGGTGGGGGCCAAGGTCCCCATCGTGATGACCTCGCGGGCCGACACCACCGACACCAAGCTCTACTCGATAGCCATCGCCACCTACGTTTCCTGA
- a CDS encoding SDR family NAD(P)-dependent oxidoreductase — protein sequence MGRLNGKVAIITGSAQGIGAAYALGFAKEGAKVVIADVIDGQKAVEEIKKAGGEAIYVKTDVTDQAQCDAMATAARERFGSVDILVNNAAVFGSIVMKPFTEYTTKEFMKVLEINVVGQFHCMKAVFPFMKQKGGKIVNIGSSSINEGVPGMPHYVASKGAIMALTRSMAREMGDYKINVNTIAPGFTHSEGGNNFDKNKAMDIPPLETLQLNARCIKREAVPEDLIGLALFLSTDDSAFITGQMIVHDGGLSFH from the coding sequence ATGGGAAGACTCAACGGAAAAGTTGCCATCATCACGGGGTCCGCACAGGGTATCGGCGCCGCCTACGCACTGGGGTTCGCGAAAGAGGGGGCGAAGGTGGTGATCGCCGACGTCATTGACGGGCAGAAGGCGGTCGAGGAGATCAAGAAGGCGGGGGGCGAGGCGATCTACGTCAAAACCGACGTCACCGACCAGGCGCAGTGCGACGCCATGGCCACAGCCGCCAGGGAGCGCTTCGGCAGCGTGGACATCCTGGTCAACAACGCCGCCGTCTTCGGCAGCATCGTCATGAAGCCCTTCACCGAGTACACCACCAAGGAGTTCATGAAGGTGCTGGAGATCAACGTGGTCGGGCAGTTCCACTGCATGAAGGCGGTCTTCCCGTTCATGAAGCAAAAAGGGGGCAAGATCGTCAACATCGGCTCCTCCTCCATCAACGAGGGGGTCCCGGGGATGCCGCACTACGTCGCCTCCAAGGGGGCCATCATGGCGCTCACCCGCTCCATGGCGCGCGAGATGGGGGACTACAAGATCAACGTGAATACCATCGCCCCGGGCTTCACCCACTCGGAGGGGGGCAACAACTTCGACAAGAACAAGGCGATGGACATCCCGCCGCTGGAGACCCTGCAGTTGAACGCCCGCTGCATCAAGCGCGAGGCGGTGCCGGAGGACCTGATCGGCCTGGCGCTCTTTCTCTCCACCGACGATTCCGCCTTCATCACCGGGCAGATGATCGTTCACGACGGCGGGCTCTCCTTCCACTAG
- a CDS encoding aldehyde ferredoxin oxidoreductase C-terminal domain-containing protein yields MDKIYRVDMSSLQCSVEPVPTPWTGLGGRALTSAIVAKEVPPTCHALGENNKLVFAPGMLSGTTAVNSGRLSAGAKSPLTGTIKESNAGGTAAQVLARLGVKALIIEGIPKGEAWYGLHLTRDGVTIVEEKELIGKGNFAVIEALEKRLGKTGVLTIGPAGEMKMLAANISVRDIDGKLRSHGRGGLGAVMGSKRIKFIALDGEGTPAVPLADPGKFTQAARTFAQAIMNHPGTGQGLPTYGTAEMVNIVNAAGGLPTRNFLHGQYHDNEKISGETLRETIIERGGNPSHGCQSGCVIKCSQVFLDKKGKYVTSGLEYETIEILGANAMIGDLDVIAEADHLMDDIGIDSIETAVAIGVAMDGGVLPFGDGQGVLRLLREELRAGTSLGRTIGSGAASVGKVYGVTRVPVVKNQAIPAYDPRAIKGIGITYATSTMGADHTAGYAVATNLMGVGGGIVDPLKKDGQVELSRHLQIATVMLDSLGLCLFIGFPSADDPTCVPAIVDMLNARFGLELTPEWFGGLGVNTLKTERAFNQAAGFTSEHDRLPEFFREPLAPSGAVWDFTGEEIDQFWNF; encoded by the coding sequence ATGGACAAAATCTACCGTGTGGACATGTCGTCTTTGCAGTGCTCCGTCGAGCCGGTCCCGACCCCGTGGACGGGACTTGGAGGGCGTGCTCTCACCTCCGCCATCGTGGCCAAAGAGGTCCCTCCCACCTGCCACGCGCTCGGGGAGAACAACAAGCTCGTCTTCGCCCCGGGGATGCTGAGCGGCACCACCGCCGTCAACAGCGGCCGCCTGTCGGCCGGCGCCAAGAGCCCGCTCACCGGCACCATCAAGGAGAGTAACGCCGGCGGCACCGCCGCCCAGGTGCTGGCGCGCCTGGGGGTGAAGGCGCTGATCATCGAGGGGATCCCCAAGGGGGAGGCGTGGTACGGGCTGCACCTGACCAGGGACGGCGTCACCATCGTCGAGGAGAAGGAGCTGATCGGCAAGGGGAACTTCGCGGTGATCGAGGCGCTGGAAAAGCGGCTGGGGAAGACCGGCGTCCTCACCATCGGCCCGGCGGGCGAGATGAAGATGCTCGCGGCCAACATCTCGGTTCGGGACATCGACGGGAAGCTGAGAAGCCACGGGCGCGGCGGTCTGGGCGCGGTGATGGGGTCCAAGAGGATCAAGTTCATCGCCCTGGACGGAGAAGGCACTCCGGCGGTCCCCCTGGCTGATCCGGGGAAATTCACCCAGGCGGCGCGCACTTTCGCCCAGGCCATCATGAACCATCCCGGCACCGGGCAGGGGCTCCCCACCTACGGCACCGCCGAGATGGTGAACATCGTCAACGCGGCCGGCGGGCTCCCCACCAGGAACTTCCTGCACGGCCAGTACCACGACAACGAGAAGATCTCCGGCGAGACCCTGCGCGAGACCATCATCGAGCGCGGCGGCAACCCGAGCCACGGCTGCCAGTCCGGCTGCGTCATCAAGTGCTCCCAGGTCTTTTTGGACAAGAAGGGGAAATACGTCACCTCCGGCCTTGAATACGAGACCATCGAGATCCTGGGCGCCAACGCCATGATCGGCGACCTCGACGTGATCGCCGAGGCGGACCATCTCATGGACGACATCGGCATCGACTCCATCGAGACCGCGGTCGCCATCGGGGTCGCCATGGACGGTGGCGTGCTTCCCTTCGGCGACGGCCAGGGCGTGCTGAGGCTGCTGCGCGAGGAGCTGCGGGCCGGAACTTCGCTCGGGCGCACCATCGGAAGCGGTGCTGCCAGCGTCGGGAAGGTGTACGGCGTGACGCGGGTGCCGGTGGTGAAGAACCAGGCCATTCCGGCCTACGACCCCAGGGCCATCAAGGGGATCGGCATCACCTACGCCACCAGCACCATGGGAGCGGACCACACCGCGGGCTACGCGGTCGCCACCAACCTGATGGGGGTGGGGGGCGGGATAGTCGACCCGCTCAAGAAGGACGGGCAGGTGGAGCTGTCGCGGCACCTGCAGATCGCGACGGTGATGCTCGACTCCCTGGGGCTGTGCCTCTTCATTGGATTTCCCTCCGCGGACGATCCGACCTGCGTCCCGGCCATCGTGGACATGCTGAACGCCCGCTTCGGCCTGGAGCTGACCCCGGAATGGTTCGGGGGACTGGGGGTGAACACGCTGAAGACCGAGCGGGCCTTCAACCAGGCTGCCGGCTTCACCAGCGAACACGACCGGCTCCCCGAGTTCTTCAGAGAGCCGCTCGCCCCAAGCGGAGCGGTGTGGGATTTCACCGGCGAGGAAATCGACCAGTTCTGGAACTTCTAG